A genomic window from Silene latifolia isolate original U9 population chromosome 11, ASM4854445v1, whole genome shotgun sequence includes:
- the LOC141610694 gene encoding ABC transporter A family member 7-like, with amino-acid sequence MADPSYGRASFSTQANALLRKNLIFQKRNKCSNVCLIMFPVFLCILLSALQRVVNNAMKEKYNCGCAQVNGTTVCGVQYSTLDQVINCPIPEPSKWRPLLQVPAPEYRATETDFSRFPNLPNESCRRTGSCPVTILMTGNNQTLGQSLANNLYPTTSPFESSDILRTLTENVLGTASKPVIQNFLDPAYFSGLPLYVVRPACSPGLKFSLPVKVASATIQQDVTCVQGLHLWRNSSSDINDELYTGYQKGNPEKKIEEIVAAYDFLNSNANNFNVSIWYNATYKKDTGFSVPDLIRVTRSINMISNAYLQFRLGRKAKMLLEFVKEMPKPRTNLSLDISSLLSAQFFTYVIIALFPIVLTALVYEKQQRLRIMMKMHGLGDGPYWTISYAYFLAISVIYMICFVIFGSFIGLKIFTTNDYSIQFVFYFIYINLQIAVAFLVAPLFSTVLSARAVGYLLTFGTGLLGGFLFQIYVQDTSFPRVWVMVMELYPGFSLYRGLYELGQYSFFAVLMNTDGMRWKNLNDERNGMKEVLIIMFLEWLILLPVAFYIDQAGSSGKGVIKNPFVFLHNFRKKSISASRKPSFRKQGSKVFVEMEQADVVQERDRVEQMILESSSSNAIICDDLRKIYPGRDGNPPKLAVKGLSLAVSRGECFGMLGPNGAGKTSFISMMIGLTEPTSGKALVEGLDIGTQMGEIYTSMGVCPQHDLLWETLTGREHLLFYGRLKNLKGAALLQAVEDSLKSVNLYHGGVGDKFSGNYSGGMKRRLSVAISLIGDPKVVYMDEPSTGLDPASRNNLWNVVKQAKQDRAIILTTHSMEEAEVLCDRIGIFVDGGLQCIGNPKQLKGRYGGSYVFTMTTSSKHDAEVERMVQSLSRNSQKIYHISGTQKFEIPKHEIRISSVFKAVEDAKKRFAVHAWGLADTTLEDVFIKVAREAQTSDVLS; translated from the exons ATGGCGGATCCTTCATATGGGCGCGCTAGTTTCTCTACTCAAGCAAATGCATTACTTCGCAAAAATTTAATCTTTCAG AAACGGAACAAATGTTCGAATGTCTGTTTAATCATGTTCCCAGTTTTCCTGTGCATTCTACTATCTGCCCTACAAAGAGTGGTAAACAATGCAATGAAAGAAAAGTACAACTGTGGTTGTGCTCAGGTTAATGGGACTACAGTATGTGGTGTTCAGTATTCGACATTAGACCAAGTTATTAATTGTCCGATTCCTGAACCCTCCAAATGGCGTCCATTGCTTCAAGTCCCCGCTCCTGAGTATAGAGCAACTGAGACCGATTTCAGCAGGTTTCCAAATTTGCCTAATGAGTCTTGTAGACGGACTGGTTCCTGCCCGGTCACTATACTGATGACTGGAAATAATCAAACTCTTGGACAAA GCTTGGCAAATAATCTGTATCCAACTACTTCACCCTTCGAATCCTCGGATATTTTGCGTACTTTGACAGAAAATGTCTTG GGAACAGCTTCAAAGCCAGTTATACAAAATTTTCTTGATCCGGCATACTTCTCGGGGCTTCCTCTTTATGTTGTTCGGCCAGCCTGCTCACCGGGTTTAAAATTCTCATTGCCTGTTAAGGTTGCATCAGCTACTATACAGCAAG ATGTAACATGTGTTCAAGGTCTGCACCTTTGGCGCAATAGTTCCTCTGATATTAACGATGAGCTGTACACGGGTTATCAGAAAGGTAATCCGgaaaagaaaatagaagaaattgtTGCAG CTTATGATTTCCTCAACTCAAACGCGAACAATTTTAACGTCAGCATATGGTACAATGCGACATATAAAAAGGACACTGGATTTTCTGTACCTGATTTGATTCGAGTAACGCGGTCAATAAATATG ATATCAAATGCATACCTGCAGTTTCGTCTAGGACGAAAAGCCAAAATGCTTCTCGAGTTTGTCAAAGAAATGCCTAAGCCCAGAACTAACCTTAGCCTTGATATTTCATCTCTGCTCAGTGCACAGTTCTTTACTTATGTTATTATAGCACTATTTCCG ATTGTGTTGACAGCTTTGGTGTATGAAAAGCAACAAAGATTAAGAATAATGATGAAAATGCACGGGCTAGGTGACGGGCCATATTGGACAATTTCATATGCTTACTTTCTTGCCATATCTGTGATCTACATGATATGTTTTGTGATATTTGGATCATTTATCG GACTGAAGATTTTTACTACAAACGATTACAGCATTCAATTTGTCTTCTATTTCATATATATAAACCTGCAGATCGCCGTAGCCTTTCTTGTAGCCCCTCTTTTTTCGACTGTTTTATCTGCTAGAG CTGTTGGTTATTTATTGACATTTGGCACTGGGTTATTAGGAGGATTTTTGTTTCAGATTTATGTTCAAGACACCTCATTTCCGA gaGTATGGGTTATGGTGATGGAACTATATCCCGGATTCTCTCTTTATCGCGGTTTATATGAACTTGGACAATATTCTTTCTTTGCGGTTCTTATGAACACCGATGGAATGAGGTGGAAAAATTTGAATGATGAGAGGAACGGAATGAAAGAGGTTCTCATCATCATGTTTCTCGAGTGGCTGATATTGCTTCCTGTCGCATTTTATATTGATCAAGCTGGATCATCGGGTAAGGGTGTGATAAAAAATCCTTTCGTCTTTCTACACAACTTCCGGAAAAAATCCATTTCTGCTTCACGGAAACCTAGTTTCCGGAAGCAAGGATCTAAAGTCTTTGTCGAGATGGAGCAGGCTGATGTTGTCCAAGAG AGGGACAGGGTAGAACAGATGATATTAGAATCAAGTTCGAGTAATGCCATCATTTGTGACGACCTAAGAAAGATCTACCCGGGAAGGGATGGGAATCCCCCAAAGCTTGCAGTCAAAGGATTGTCTCTTGCTGTATCCCGCGGTGAATGTTTTGGAATGCTTGGTCCCAACGGTGCAGGAAAAACCTCTTTCATAAGCATG ATGATTGGACTTACAGAGCCTACATCTGGAAAAGCACTTGTAGAGGGATTGGACATCGGTACTCAAATGGGTGAAATATATACCAGTATGGGAGTTTGTCCTCAACACGA CTTACTCTGGGAAACCTTAACAGGAAGAGAACACCTTCTCTTTTACGGACGCCTTAAGAATCTTAAAGGCGCAGCCTTACTACAG GCAGTAGAAGATTCATTAAAAAGTGTGAATTTATATCACGGGGGTGTCGGTGATAAGTTTTCTGGAAATTACAGCGGAGGAATGAAACGTAGGTTAAGTGTTGCTATTTCCTTGATTGGCGACCCTAAG GTTGTTTACATGGATGAACCAAGCACTGGACTTGATCCTGCCTCGAGAAATAACCTTTGGAATGTAGTGAAGCAAGCGAAACAAGACAGAGCAATTATTCTGACAA CCCACTCTATGGAAGAGGCAGAGGTCCTCTGTGATCGGATTGGAATTTTTGTCGATGGTGGCTTGCAATGTATCGGAAACCCAAAACAG cTGAAAGGAAGATACGGAGGGTCGTACGTCTTTACAATGACGACTTCATCTAAGCACGATGCAGAAGTCGAAAGAATGGTGCAAAGCCTATCTCGAAACTCCCAAAAGATATACCATATTTCAGGGACGCAGAAGTTTGAAATCCCAAAACATGAAATTCGGATTTCCAGTGTTTTTAAGGCAGTTGAGGATGCAAAGAAGAGGTTCGCGGTCCATGCATGGGGTCTAGCCGACACAACCTTGGAGGATGTATTTATCAAGGTCGCTCGCGAGGCACAGACTTCTGATGTTCTCTCATAA
- the LOC141610695 gene encoding ABC transporter A family member 7-like yields the protein MADPSYGRASFSTQADALLRKNLIYQKRNKRSNVCLIIFPVMLCVLLSVLQRVINNELGKEKYRCGCAQVNGTRVCGVQYSTLDQAISCPIPSPPKWPPLLQVPAPEFRATETDFNTFPNLPNESCRRTGSCPVTILTTGKNLTFGQSLASNLYPTSSSFESSDLLRVFAENVLGSSSNPDIQNFLDPAYFSGLPLYVVRPACPPGLNLSLPIKIASVTTQQDVTCVQGLHLWRNSSSVVNDELYKGYRKGTPEKKIEEYVAAYDFLDSDANSFNINVWYNATYKNDTGFSVPGLIRVARSINLVSNAYLQFLLGPNAKMLLEYVKEMPKPGTQLSLDISSLLSAQFFTYVIIALFPVVLTALVYEKQQRLRIMMKMHGLGDGPYWTISYAYFLAISVIYMICFVIFGSLIGLKIFTTNDYTIQVVFYFLYVNLQIAVAFLVAPLFSNVLSARAVGYLLTFGTGLLGGFLFQYFVQDTTFPRAWVIVMELYPGFSLFRGLYEFGQYSFIGALMNTDGMRWKNLSDDGNGMKEVLIIMFLEWLILLPFAFYIDQAGSSGRGVIKNPLVFFRNFRKKSATVSRKPSLRKQGSKVFVEMEKADVVQERERVEQMILESSSSNAIICDNLRKIYPGRDGNPPKLAVKGLSLAVSRGECFGMLGPNGAGKTSFISMMIGLTEPTSGKALVEGLDICTQMGEIYTSMGVCPQHDLLWETLTGREHLLFYGRLKNLKGPALLQAVDDSLKSVNLYHGGVGDKFAGKYSGGMKRRLSVAISLIGDPKVVYMDEPSTGLDPASRNNLWNVVKQAKQDRAIILTTHSMEEAEVLCDRIGIFVDGGLQCIGNPKELKGRYGGSYVFTMTTSAEHDAEVEKMVQNLSRNSQKIYHISGTQKFEIPKHEIRISNVFKAVEDAKKRFTVQAWGLADTTLEDVFIKVAREAQTSDVLS from the exons ATGGCGGATCCTTCATATGGGCGCGCTAGTTTCTCCACTCAAGCTGATGCTTTACTTCGCAAAAACTTAATCTATCAG AAACGAAACAAACGTTCGAATGTCTGTCTTATCATATTCCCGGTTATGCTGTGTGTTCTACTCTCTGTCCTACAAAGAGTGATAAACAATGAATTGGGCAAAGAAAAGTACAGATGTGGTTGTGCTCAggttaatggaactagagtatgTGGTGTTCAGTATTCGACATTAGACCAAGCCATAAGTTGTCCAATTCCTAGTCCCCCAAAATGGCCTCCATTGCTTCAAGTCCCAGCTCCCGAGTTTCGAGCAACTGAGACAGATTTCAACACGTTTCCAAATTTGCCTAATGAGTCATGTAGACGGACAGGTTCCTGCCCGGTCACTATACTGACGACTGGAAAAAATCTAACTTTTGGGCAAA GTTTGGCAAGTAATCTGTATCCAACTTCTTCGTCCTTCGAATCCTCGGATCTTTTGCGTGTTTTTGCAGAAAATGTCTTG GGATCCTCTTCAAATCCAGATATACAAAATTTTCTTGATCCGGCATACTTCTCGGGGCTTCCTCTTTATGTTGTTCGGCCAGCCTGCCCACCGGGTTTAAATTTGTCATTGCCTATTAAGATTGCATCAGTTACTACACAGCAAG ATGTAACGTGTGTTCAAGGTCTCCACCTTTGGCGCAATAGTTCCTCCGTTGTTAACGATGAGCTGTACAAGGGTTATCGCAAAGGTACTCCGGAAAAGAAAATAGAAGAATATGTCGCAG CGTATGATTTCCTCGACTCAGACGCCAACAGTTTTAACATCAATGTATGGTACAACGCGACATATAAAAATGACACTGGATTTTCTGTACCTGGATTGATTCGAGTAGCGCGGTCGATAAATTTG GTATCAAATGCATACCTGCAGTTTCTTCTTGGACCAAATGCCAAAATGCTTCTTGAGTATGTCAAAGAAATGCCCAAGCCTGGAACTCAACTTAGCCTTGATATCTCCTCTCTGCTCAGCGCACAGTTCTTTACATATGTCATTATAGCACTATTTCCG GTTGTTTTGACAGCTTTGGTCTATGAAAAGCAACAAAGATTAAGAATAATGATGAAAATGCATGGGCTTGGTGATGGGCCGTATTGGACAATTTCATATGCTTACTTTCTGGCCATATCTGTGATCTATATGATATGTTTTGTGATATTTGGATCACTTATTG GACTGAAGATCTTCACAACGAACGATTACACCATTCAAGTTGTCTTCTATTTCCTTTATGTAAACCTGCAGATCGCAGTAGCCTTTCTTGTGGCCCCCCTTTTTTCGAATGTTTTATCTGCTAGAG CTGTAGGTTATTTGTTGACATTTGGAACTGGGTTATTAGGAGGATTTTTATTTCAATATTTTGTTCAAGACACCACATTTCCAA GAGCATGGGTAATAGTGATGGAACTTTATCCCGGATTCTCCCTTTTTCGCGGTTTGTATGAATTTGGACAATATTCTTTCATTGGCGCTCTTATGAACACCGATGGTATGAGATGGAAAAATTTGAGTGATGATGGGAACGGGATGAAAGAGGTTCTCATAATCATGTTTCTTGAGTGGCTGATATTGCTTCCCTTCGCATTTTATATTGATCAAGCTGGATCATCAGGAAGGGGTGTGATCAAAAATCCTTTAGTCTTTTTCCGCAACTTCCGGAAAAAGTCCGCAACTGTTTCAAGGAAACCTAGTTTGCGGAAGCAAGGATCTAAAGTCTTTGTCGAGATGGAGAAAGCTGATGTGGTCCAAGAG AGGGAGAGGGTAGAACAGATGATATTAGAATCAAGTTCGAGTAATGCCATCATTTGTGACAACCTAAGAAAGATCTACCCAGGAAGGGATGGGAATCCCCCAAAGCTTGCGGTCAAAGGATTGTCTCTTGCTGTATCCCGTGGTGAATGCTTTGGAATGCTCGGTCCCAATGGTGCAGGAAAGACCTCTTTTATAAGCATG ATGATCGGACTAACAGAGCCTACATCTGGAAAAGCACTTGTGGAGGGATTGGACATTTGCACTCAAATGGGCGAAATATATACCAGTATGGGAGTTTGTCCTCAGCACGA CTTACTCTGGGAAACCTTAACAGGAAGGGAACACCTTCTCTTTTACGGACGCCTTAAGAATCTTAAAGGCCCTGCCTTACTACAG GCAGTAGACGATTCATTAAAAAGTGTTAATTTATATCATGGGGGTGTTGGTGATAAGTTTGCTGGAAAATACAGTGGAGGAATGAAGCGTAGGCTAAGTGTTGCTATTTCCTTGATTGGCGACCCTAAG GTTGTTTACATGGATGAACCAAGCACTGGACTTGATCCTGCCTCAAGAAATAACCTCTGGAATGTAGTGAAGCAAGCAAAACAAGACAGAGCAATCATTCTGACAA CCCACTCTATGGAAGAGGCAGAGGTCCTCTGTGATAGGATCGGAATTTTTGTTGATGGCGGCTTGCAATGTATTGGAAACCCAAAAGAG CTGAAAGGAAGATACGGAGGGTCGTATGTTTTTACAATGACGACTTCAGCTGAGCATGACGCAGAAGTTGAAAAAATGGTGCAAAACCTATCCCGAAACTCCCAAAAGATATACCACATTTCAGGCACGCAGAAATTTGAGATCCCAAAACATGAAATTCGGATTTCCAACGTTTTCAAGGCTGTTGAGGATGCAAAGAAGAGGTTCACAGTCCAAGCATGGGGTCTAGCCGACACAACCCTGGAGGATGTATTTATCAAGGTTGCTCGCGAAGCACAGACTTCCGATGTTCTCTCATAA
- the LOC141610696 gene encoding 4-hydroxy-3-methylbut-2-en-1-yl diphosphate synthase (ferredoxin), chloroplastic: protein MATSTIQAPIWHVRSQNRELGFAKNVDFVQISNFKKVNSRRTRLSVIKNSSPGSDIAELQPASEGSSLLVPRQRYCESPHKTVRRKTCTVMVGNVAIGSDHPIRIQTMTTTDTKDVAATVEQVMRIADSGADIVRITVQGKREADACFDIKNTLVQKNYNIPLVADIHFAPPIAMRVAECFDKIRVNPGNFADRRAQFEKLEYTEDDYQKELEHIEKVFTPLVEKCKKYGRAMRIGTNHGSLSDRIMSYHGDSPRGMVESAFEFARICRKLDYHNFVFSMKASNPVIMVEAYRLLVAEMYLQGWDYPLHLGVTEAGEGEDGRMKSAIGIGTLLQDGLGDTIRVSLTEAPEEEIDPCRRLANLGMRAAELQQGVAPFEEKHRHYFDFQRRAGQLPTQKEGEEVDYRNVLHRDGSVLMSVSLEQLKSPELLYKSLGAKLVVGMPFKDLATVDSIVLRKLPSVDDTDARLALKRLIDISMGIITPLSEQLTKPLPHAIALVDLKELSTGAYKLLPEGTRLAVSVRGDEPYNELDILKGIDATMLLHELPLSEEKISRVHAARRLFEYLSDNGLNFPVIHHIQFPTGAHRDDLVIRAGTCAGALLVDGLGDGVLLEAPDQDFEFLRDTSFNLLQGCRMRNTKTEYVSCPSCGRTLFDLQEISAQIREKTSHLPGVSIAIMGCIVNGPGEMADADFGYVGGAPGKIDLYVGKTVVKRAIAMEHATDALIDLIKEHGRWVDPPVEE from the exons TGCCTCGGCAAAGATACTGTGAATCCCCACATAAAACTGTGAGGAGAAAAACATGCACAGTAATGGTGGGAAATGTGGCCATTGGGAGTGACCACCCTATCAGAATACAAACAATGACAACAACTGATACAAAAGACGTTGCTGCAACAGTAGAACAG GTCATGAGAATCGCTGACAGTGGAGCAGACATTGTTCGAATAACAGTTCAGGGAAAGAGAGAGGCTGATGCTTGTTTTGATATTAAAAACACTCTTGTCCAGAAAAA CTACAATATTCCTCTTGTAGCGGATATTCATTTTGCTCCTCCGATTGCTATGCGGGTTGCCGAATGCTTTGATAAAATCCGTGTCAATCCCGGGAACTTTG CTGATCGAAGAGCCCAATTTGAGAAGCTTGAGTACACAGAAGACGACTATCAAAAGGAACTTGAGCATATTGAGAAG GTTTTTACTCCATTGGTAGAAAAATGTAAGAAGTATGGCAGGGCAATGCGTATTGGGACAAACCATGGAAGTCTTTCGGATCGTATAATGAGCTATCACGGTGACTCTCCTCGGGGCATG GTTGAGTCTGCATTTGAGTTTGCGCGGATATGCCGGAAATTGGACTACCACAATTTTGTGTTTTCCATGAAAGCAAGCAATCCAGTTATCATGGTTGAAGCATATCGGTTACTGGTAGCAGAAATGTATCTCCAAGGATGGGATTATCCTTTGCACTTAGGTGTCACAGAAGCGGGTGAAGGTGAAGATGGGAGAATGAAATCAGCCATTGGCATAGGCACACTTCTTCAG GATGGTCTTGGGGATACAATTAGGGTTTCTCTTACCGAAGCCCCGGAAGAAGAGATAGATCCCTGCAGAAGGCTGGCCAACCTTGGCATGAGAGCAGCTGAACTTCAGCAAGGAGTG GCACCTTTTGAAGAAAAGCATAGGCATTATTTTGACTTCCAACGTAGAGCTGGTCAATTACCAACTCAAAAAGAG GGAGAAGAAGTGGACTACAGAAATGTCCTTCATCGTGATGGTTCTGTTCTCATGAGTGTTTCGTTGGAGCAATTAAAG AGTCCCGAACTGCTATACAAGTCACTGGGAGCAAAACTAGTCGTTGGTATGCCCTTTAAG GATCTAGCGACTGTGGATTCCATTGTGCTCAGAAAGCTTCCATCAGTAGATGACACGGATGCT CGGCtggctctaaagaggttaattgATATAAGTATGGGAATTATAACCCCTCTGTCAGAGCAACTCACGAAGCCTTTGCCTCATGCCATTGCTCTGGTAGATCTCAAGGAGTTGTCAACTGGTGCATACAAACTGTTGCCAGAAG GAACGCGCTTGGCTGTGTCTGTGCGGGGGGATGAACCCTATAATGAACTGGACATCCTGAAAGGCATAGATGCTACCATGCTTCTTCATGAACTGCCTTTATCTGAGGAGAAAATTAGCAGAGTTCACGCGGCACGAAG GCTATTTGAGTACCTTTCAGATAACGGTCTGAACTTTCCCGTAATTCACCATATTCAATTTCCAACTGGGGCTCACAG AGATGACTTGGTAATTCGCGCTGGTACCTGTGCTGGAGCACTTCTTGTTGATGGGCTCGGTGATGGCGTCCTATTGGAGGCTCCTGACCAAGACTTTGAATTTCTTAGAGACACATCTTTCAATTTGCTCCAGGGTTGCAGAATGAGAAATACAAAgacg GAATACGTGTCATGCCCGTCATGTGGAAGGACACTATTTGACCTCCAAGAAATTAGCGCACAAATACGTGAGAAGACATCACACCTGCCTGGTGTTTCG ATTGCAATCATGGGTTGCATTGTGAACGGTCCTGGAGAAATGGCTGATGCTGACTTTGGCTATGTCGGTGGTGCTCCTGGAAAAATTGACCTCTATGTCGGCAAG ACGGTGGTGAAGCGAGCGATTGCAATGGAGCATGCTACTGATGCATTGATTGACCTTATTAAAGAGCATGGACGATGGGTTGACCCTCCGGTTGAAGAATAG